cacctcgactcaacttcaaagacggagccgccactattccggcaacgctccaaccccctacttcaagccgcccaaacctccgctacaatcatctttcctccatctccaccttcacctccaccatctccaccactatcaccaccatctgaatcgaaaacatgaacagatctggagattctaagctggttaatatctggagattgagttttcactaaattctgcagcacagatcactaaatcctaaaaagataatcactaaattgtactgagaatatcactaacttgtattggtttctagtttttattttaaaattggtttctatttgatcatgaacctatatatatatatatggtccaGGTCCCTGGCAGCCGTATGCCCGGGACTGGTTAACCAACACACATATCTTGAACTGTTGGATGCATATCGAGCGGACatgatcatattaaaattttaatatgatcctgACCGCTCGATATATGCTGATTTCTTAGTATCAAGAGATCCAGGACATCCACTAGGCTATATCCCGTGTTTCTTACATGATTATATAAGTACATTGGTTTACCTTGAAGGAGAAAGGAGTCCGCTGCGTCTGAAGCTGAACtctattttaatagattatattgTCACAGTTCCAACGGCAACCATATTCCTTAAATTAGttgtctattttttttattgagaaatcgaaaaaaataaaatattaggaCATTTTCGATCTAAGTTaatgaatttcaaaataaaataaactgttTTATAACCTAgatatatattctataaaagTGATATTGcgaacaaattaaaaaaaatcatctgatagaataagaaaaaatataatgggCTGATGACCAAATGTGGAACCAATTTGGGCCGGACAAACAAACTATGATGGCCCAATTTTCGTCCAAAGCGTCCGCCGTTGTGTGCTGTGCGTTGCCGCCCCCAAACAACTTGTTGTGTGTTCTGTAATAATCCAACCAGGTATATACGTATGTACTGTATCTATCTCTTCTCTTTGCATCACTTACATACACGCATCATCGTCCATTCCTCTGTACTTACTATACTGTCGTGTTGGCTGTCTGCTGTATGCCTAATTTCTGTTCTCCCTACTTTTAATTGCTTTATCTATCTCTGTGTGTATACATCACTGATCTTGAGTTTTACAAAATGGgtgtttttaattgaaaatgttGTAGAATTTGTTTGTTTGCTTTGAGTATTTGATGTTAGTGATCATGTTTCTGAACACTAAAATTGTTTTGTCGTTATGAGtacaataaatatattacttgtaaaCATCTATGTTGGCATTTTGATTTTTGCAGGTAGTGTTGTTTTGAAGTGATTGCAACTTTGGATTGTAAAATTATGAGTATGAGCGGAAATTCGATGGGTTAGTTGTTGTGCAGATGCCAACTAAAGCTCTTTGACACTCATTTCACCCCAATATGTCGATGTCTAGGTTCCGTATAACGCTGTTACGTTCCTTTAACCCAAGTCTTTATCGTGATCCCTTTTGTTCCAGGTACCCTTTCATTTATGTGGTTCTTTGTTTGTTTTCCGGGATAAATATCCATATGTTAACTTAATCTGTGAATACActcttgtttttaaattttcttcatgtaaaaatgtaaaaatttaATTGGTGAATTTCCAGTCAGCCTTTCTTGATGCATAAGATGTTTCTGTTAGTTTCCCTGTGAATGTATTTGCTTCTTGTATTGTCCATGAAAATTTTCCATCCTTTTGGTGTCAGGTCTTTGCTGGAACCTCTTCGTCCAAGTTATCATTTTGTGCCACCTAGTTATAGTAGATATGAAAGAGCATTCTATCGTGAATCTCACAATTTCATGTCCAAGTGTGATTCAAGAAGTGCATTATTGAGTAGCTATAGTATCATGTCAGAAACAAAAAAACAGTCTTCTTATTCGTCCTCTGGATTTCGCCGCCTATATAGCACTCATGCCGCCACAGAAAGAAAATCACAGAAAATGCTTATATATTTGACTGGTTTAGTTTTTGCAATGGTGGGATGTAGTTATGCAGCAGTCCCTCTGTATAGGAGATTCTGCCAAGCTACTGGTTATGGTGGTACAGTTCAACGTCGTGAGGTAAACAATGAATATCTTGGTTCATGCCCACtccaaatttataatataaggtATCTCATCTTTTAGCGAGTTAACATGTTTAAATTGTTGTATAGAGTGTTGAAGAAAAGATTGCCCGACATGCTCAAGATGGAACAGTTACCAACAGGTTTTACATTTGCTTCTTCTGTAATTCAGTTCTATCTTTAACACTGTGAAAACTGTAAGTTTTAGTGGATTCATGACTTCATCCTTTACATGAAGCTAGTTATATCTTTGCTTGATGTGTAGATACGAAAACAACTTTTTTCCATTTATTTATACTGTTTAACTTACTAATTAGtgtgtatatgattttttgtaTTGATTAGTGCATGGAGAAGAAATACTAATTCCTACTGTAAGATTCTGTAAAAATCATCGTGTTTCCTGCAACCGGCAAAGCTTTAATAGTCTCTACTTTTGTAGACTGAATTTATGACTTTATATATCCGTGTATATTAGTTTCACATTTGGCTTATCCTGAGGTAGCATACGTAGAGGCTGTGTTCATTAACcaaatcttaaatttaatgttAGACTTTTCGGGTGAACAATCTTTTCCTTATTAGATAGTAATCCAATCTTTCTTAAGTTTAAACTCTGTTTGAAATATGGGGGTAAATGTCTGTTATTGATTATGGAAAGCTgtgcatatatataattgcatatatataatctagTGGGGTGTATTATTATTCTCCGTAATTGTTTTTGTATTTCTATCCTATAGTTAATGTCTTCTGTTACGATACTATAGGGAGATAGTGGTGCAGTTTAATGCTGATGTTGCCGATGGAATGCCTTGGAAGTTTGTTCCAACACAAAGAGAGGTTTAGTAATATATGCATCCTCTATATTGTAAATAAGTGCTATACATTGATAAATTTGAGTTATTTGTATgaataaatttgtaattactCGTCTATCTTATAAGCCCTTTAACAGGATCATAATTTCATTGGTTTCAATTGTAACTACAGGTAAGGGTTAAGCCAGGAGAAAGTGCACTTGCTTTTTACACTGCTGAAAATCGAAGTTCAAAACCCATTACTGGCATGTCTACGTACAATGTTACCCCCATGAAGGTATACAGTCAGCTCTTTACTAGGTCATAAATGTATTGCTGTAGACTGCCGTAGTAGTGTTTATATTCTCGAAGTGAGTCATAATAATTTAGTAAATGTTAGAGATTAATTAGAAGATGAAGCCTCAAATTAATCTCAAGCCTTCTGTAATAGTTCTTATTGTTAAAGTCACTCGTCTTAGACATGAGATGGTAGACGGGGTAAATGCAATTTCGTCACTCAACTGACCACAAACTGGCAAATAGGTCATCCAACTGAAAAAACTATCAGTCAAATAATAGTACCctttaaaacttttattcaaagtGGGGAACTTTGGGACTCTGGGGTAGTATCGACTTCTTACCATATCTCTCTGCAATTGGGTTTATATAGGAAGAAGAGAGGTTGTGTATAAATGGGGATAAACCAACTGTTAAGAGGGGATTGGTTTTAAGTTTTGGATTAAAAGGAGGTGGTTGCAATTTGGATTGGGTTATAATTGAGCGGGTTAAATGACTGACGTGGCAGCTGATAATGCAAAAATAGACGGAGTTCTGTCTAAAGTCAACTATACTTAACGGTTGTGAAAGGTTTGAtcagtttaattatttattgcaTGTTTTTTTTCCTGTTACGTGACCTGATTGAAAGTTTTTTTCAGTTGGATAATACTTTTTTCCAACTATACTTAACATGGAATTGATAGTACTTTTTTCTTTGTGTTCAGTTCAAATCCtatcttattttataaataataattgcatttgTATTAAGATAAGATGTATTTAAACAAATGAGCCAAACATACCTTGAATAGTATATGCATAGAGTAGGCGAGATTATAGATGCAAGGTTATCTACCTGATACAATACTAAGCTAGTTTGACATTTAAGTCGTACTAAGCCAGCATACTGTCTAAGTTGATCAATATGgattatttatatgtatcatGATGAAGTTTCTAGTGCTTCATGCTTGACGAAAAACCTTGTGCAAAATGTTTATTTACTTTAGTGGGGAGGAGGGGAGTAGGCGAGATTAAAGAGGCAAGGCAACCTACCTGATACAATACTAAGCTAGTTTGACATCTAAGTTGGACCATCTAAGCTAACATACTGTGCAAGTTGATTAATACTTATTATGATGAAGTTTAAAGTGCTTCATGCTTGACAAAAAACCTTGGGCAAAATGTTTATCTATTTTAGGGGAGTGTACTTAAtaattgggttaattatcaaattgggcactcacttcacactgatatatcatccggggcactctcgaattttaggtctcatttgaaacactgttttcagaaattgtatcagtcttaaaaataaaatgttaaattcgAAAACAAATCGACAGTTTAAGAAGTGTTACTCATGGGGCTTTAACACGGTAGGCTATAGAGATTATGCAGGtacaattaattgaatttccgcatccaaaaaatgggtaaaattgaTGGTGGAAGAGATGGGTTATGAAGAACtctaataatacatatatagccattttttgaacgcataaattcaattaatcgtacCTACATATTCTCTATAGCCTACTGTGTTAAATCCCCATGAGTAACACATCTCAAACTGTCAATTTGTTTTCGAACTTAACTTTTTACttttaagactgatacaatttctgaaaacagtgtttcaaatgagacccAAAATTCGAGAGTGCTCCGGATGATATATTGAtgtgaagtgagtgcccaatttgataattatcaGCGTAATCAGCTGCTTTATATAAACCCGAGTGGTATTAAAGGTTCTCCTAGTGctttaaggggtcgtttggttcacgtCATTCtggtatcaggtatgggtttcaTTTATTCCAAACTCATATTTGGTGTTTGGTTAGATTTTTTTTCCCTTCAAACCCATACCTCAAACTAGGGCTGAGCATAATTATCCGAAACCGATCCAAACCAGCCGATCCAAACCGTCCAAACCGAATATTTCGGTTTCttaacggtttggtttggttttggttttggtaattAGAAAATCGaaaattttcggtttggtttcggttttcacTTTCAAACCGACCGAAATATCCGAACCGAACCGTTATCACATATGTtatgtaattaattttataaatttaatttaagtatTTAAGTTCAAGTGTTGATCAATAATATGGATATTTcttactttttaaaattatacttaCCCTTTTTCTCCATTCTTATTTTATCTACTCGTCATTAATAATCAAcctttctttttttctcttttaaataaaattttttgtttagttttaaaataaaatgaattatttttttttcataacaaCGTATAAGGGTAGCACTTAAAATtacttatatcaaataattatacaaGTTTCATCTTTATCTTTTATTAAGTATGTTGTTAAGTGACAAAAAAAGGGAGCACGTggaattattttaattgataaaagtttatgatatttttaatattttggtattaaaccgaaaccaaaccgaaccaaaccgttaagaatcggttcggtttggattggtttttACAACATTTGGTTTGGTTATGGTTTGTGCATTTTCCAAACCGAAAAATTCGGTTTGGACCTCCAAAACCGTCCAAACCGAACCGTGCTCACCCCTACCTCAAACCTACAAGGTATGAGATCTTCATACCCAAGGgaggaggtgggtatgaaacaTGGGTTTGAGGAATTAACTTTGTttgtcttatttttatttttatttatgtcattaaattcaaattattagtaCCAAATAAAGTTAATaactcaaatatataaaaaagaatatttcaaaaatatttttaaattaattataattaatcatttaaaaatatttaaattagatatGCTCATTCCAGCActtaaccaaacacatgatattaaaaatgatacctcaaccccataccacctcaacccgattcctcattccaaccctaTACCCTctctccaaccaaacgaccccttagagTTTAGATTTTAAATCTTTCCTGCACTGAAATATATACTTCTATAGAAAAATTGACTTGTAGCAACCAATTGGTGATTGCCAGGCTGCAGTTTATTTCAACAAAATACAGTGCTTCTGCTTTGAAGAACAAAGACTTCTGCCAGGCGAACAAATTGACATGCCTGTAAGTAGCCAGCTATTTTGTTGAAACCTCTTGCATTTATTTTCAAAACTCCATTAGTGGAAGCGCTTAAAAGTTTTTACTTGCTTTTGCAGGTCTTCTTTTACATAGACCCAGAATTTGAAACCGACTCGAGAATGGACGGGATCAACAATTTGATTCTGTCGTATACCTTTTTTAAGATTGCTGAAGAATAATTCAACATGATGTGGCGCTTTgttcttaaaaataaaagtgcAGGACGGCTTGGTGTACACGGCAACAACCATTTTTTTCGTGGTTCTTCTTAGAAGTGAAGTTGCAGCTAGTTTGGATTATACCATATCTCTGTTAGGCGAGTATTGGTCTGATTAGCACTTACATGTATATGTTTGGCCACAATTTCAAACACTGAAAAATCTGATATTTAGCTGGTGAAATGAGAATTCTATAAATGATATCATGAGGAGCTTTGAGTTGATATTATGAAGAACTTGTagtgaaataaaagaaaatttgtaaattCCTCGTGTATTGTTTGTTAGTAGTGTAGATTAATTACGATAAATTAAGCCTGTTATCACTCAAGTCGGAAGTTATTCCAGTTGAGCTCTTGTTTGACGCCATTTGTTAAATCTTGTTTTTACTATTATGTTTGTTTTAGTCTCTGATTGTTGTTGATGTATTATAGAAGGATCCCGACTTACTTTCAGCCGAATCTGAGAAACAATATTAGTTCGGGGTGCAGGAAGCTGGTGCAGCCAGGCCAGCATCTAGCATTGCAAGGCTCAAGAGGATAAAGCACAGAAATTACTTTCTACAGCAGATTTTTTGTGTGATAAATGTGTGATTTTTTGTTGAACCAAAAACCAATATTTGGATCGGTTTGGTCTGGTTAATTATCCATATTTAGACCCAAATCGCTACCTATAACTGACGCGTTCAATATACTTACAAGTACCGTGTGTTTCTAGGTGATAACTTGGTGTCCAGGTCTTCTAAGCGACAAGATGCCCTTTCTCTTTCTAGAGTATAGAGGCGTTTTTAGTGTTGTGGCAGAATAACTTGGTGTCCAGGTCTTCTAAGCGATAAGATGCCCTCCCTCCTTCTAGAGTGTAGAGGCGTTTTTAGTGTTGTGGCAGAATCTTGttggaataaatatatttgactcAGAACTACATTGTCCAGTTCGCAAAGTTATCAAGCAATATATTTCGTTAGTGAACAGGTTTCCTTAGACCGTGTTCGAGTTCTTGGTGTTCCCTCTTCTTACGATAATGATGTCTTCACAAATCCTGCTCTGGTGAGGGTATCTTAGAGAAGGAAATGTTCTACAAAAGATATTATGCATTAATCTGTCAATGTTAAGTTTTTGTGTCGAACTGATATACATTCAAGGGAATGTACACCTCCGGACGAGAAGTTCACACCAGCTTTTTAGTCATACATGTTAAACAAAACGGAATATAACATCTATTTAACAGATGTTCCGCCAAGTATGCCTTCTTTCGAAGACCATGAGAGTGAAGACAATGTGTCGCAACTAGAAGCACCTCAAAGCCTAAAAAATAGCCCCAAAAAAAAATCTCGAATAATACAAACTCGTCAAAGACTAAAAATACCATGTGTTAAAtcaatttcataattaaattaatttcaaaagtaACATTGCATTTCACCTAAAAAAATTCCAGATGGGTCTTTTTCCAATTTTTCAGGCCTGGAAGGGGAAGCATTTGGGACCTAGATAGGTGATTAGTTTGGCTATAGTACTTGAAGAAAGAATATTTGGAGGTGGTAGGTTTGGCTATATTATTCCAAGTACATTGTCTAAAACCGGCAAATGTATATTGTGTTATATATACATGTTGCTAAACTATGGTGATATTATTAAGAGAAATTTTTGTGTTCTGCAGAACATCATGGAACTTCTCTCGCTCATATTAACCTTCACACCAACTCTTCTACTGCTACTTCTCATAGCCTGCTCAATCCATGTAGTTCGAATATTTTCTGGAAAGTCGATCACAAGTAAAGATTACTACCCGGTGGCTGGAACTCTTTACGGTTTGGCATTCCACTGGAACAGGCTGCATGACTACCTAGGTGAAGTTGTTAGACGACATGGTACTTTCCGCCTTCTTGCTGCAGAGCACTCTGAAATTTACACCACGGATGTTCGGATCATTGAGCACGTACTAAAAACCAATTTTGAAAATTACCCTAAAGGTCAGTATAATCATGATATAGAAACAGAATTGTTTGGCCAGGGGATCTTTTCTGTCAATGGTGCCAAGTGGCGACAACAGAGAAAACTTGCGAGTCATGAGTTTTCAACAAGGGTGTTGAGAGACTTCAGCTGTaaaatattcagaaaaaaagCAGCCAATTTGGTTAGAACGGTTTCTGAATTTGCTACTACAAGCAAAAACTTTGATGCACATGTAAGTAGCTTACACCCGATTGACACAggaaatttcatttcatttctgtATTTTATCATTTCATGCTCGTTCTGATTGATCTTCTGTGAGCTTCTAAGATATTCAGTGAAATTTGGCAGGATTTGTTGATGAAATTTACTCTAGATTCCATATTCAAAGTTGGGTTTGGAGTGGATTTAGGATGTTTGGAGGGATCAACAAAAGCTACGTCATTTATCAAGGCGTTTGATGACTCAAATGCACTAACATTTCACCGCCACATAGATCCAATTTGGAAGCTGAAGAGGTTTCTTAACATTGGTTCAGAAGCTTCGCTTAAGAAGAACATCAAGATCATCCAAGATTTTGTGCAAAACCTCATTACCAAAAAGAGAGAGCAGACAGAAAATAGAGTTAATTTTGTAAGTCAATTATTGAAATAGAGTTTTATTACTGGAATGTTTTATGATTCAGTAAAAGTAGCTGTACTGGATATGCTTGTGCACTTGCTCATTTCTCTCTCAATTTTAACCAGAGCGACAAGGAGGACATACTTTCGAGGTTTTTGGTAGAGAGCAAGAAGGATCCAGAAATGAATGATCAATACCTCAGAGATATCATTCTCAACTTTATGATTGCTGGCAAGGATACTACTGGAAACACGCTTTCATGGTTTCTCTATGTGCTTTGTCAGAATCCTCTAATACAAGAGAAACTCGTCCAAGAAATCAGAACAGTCATCAGTGATCAGGGGGATAGAGCCAGTGTAGATGATTTCCTGGCAAATATAACTGATGAAATACTCGAGAAAATGCATTACCTTCATGCAGCACTGACAGAGACACTGAGGCTATACCCTGCTGTCCCATTGGTATTAAATTCATCTAtgcaattattttttaaagactGATCGGTCTAAAAATTGGATTCCACTGATTAAAACATTCTTTATGAAGGATGGGAGATGTGCAGACAAAGACGATACTCTTCCAGATGGTTACAAATTAACGAAGGGCGACAGTGTATACTATTTGGCATATGCAATGGGAAGAAGTCATGACATTTGGGGCGAAGATGCAGAGGAATTTCGGCCTGAGAGATGGCTTGTTGATGGCACTTTCAAACCTGAATCACCATTCaaatttatatcatttcatGTATGAAAAGATCTACATCTGATATATGCACACAGCACCCAACACACAATTTTGGACTACATCCATCAATATAGCTTTGGCAATGCAAATATATGCATGTGATCATGATTAACAAAACATGGTTGAATTTTTGTTGTGTAGGCTGGTCCAAGAATTTGCCTAGGGAAAGACTTTGCTTACCGGCAGATGAAGATAGTATCCGTAGCACTCCTGCATCATCTTCGATTTGAGCTAGCTCATGCTGATGATGAGAGGAAAAAAAGTTTGACCTACAGGACTATGATGACTCTTCAAATCGAAGGAGGACTTCATCTTCGTGCGCATACAAGGGCAATTTAAATGTTTTTCCGATATTTATAAACTGCTCTCTGTTTGAATGTAAAGATTATGAATAAGAAAATAGTTATGCATCTCAGCAGAAAGTTGTCAGTGATGACTGACAGCAAACAGGATATACTGTATCTAAGTTTCCGGCCATGCTTTCCTGACATCCATAATTCAAAAATTGTATGCTAAATTTGTGGTGATATATCACCATGATACAGAATCATCTAATAATTGAATCTGAATTAAAGGCACAATTTTGAGACTATTTATGAGTCAACTAGATGCAACTTTATTTAATTCTGAGAATGTGGGCAAGTAATCAATGATTATGAAATGATGAGAATAATTGGAGTCTTGGAGCAGGCTAGGTCACAATTAAGCAATTTACATTTCTTAATTTTTACTCACAAACAATACAGATaattacacaaacgatacggaTAAGTTAATTGGTAATATAAACTGTAATGCGGTACTAAGCATCAGTCCAGGTAATGTCAACCTCCCCTACATTCTGATCCAAACCCAGGGCTTCCCAAACTGCCTTTGAAGCATCCACAATATTGTTTGAGCATGGGGGTTGATAGTCATGTTCTTTGTCACATCCCATGGTAGAGTCACACTCGTCGACTACTTTGGCAACCACGCTTCTTCCATTAGCACTCACCCTAATTTTGTTTAGGCATCTCGATCCTCCTTTGTACCAACCTGTTGACAATGCCACAACAGGAGTGTCGTCGTTGTGATACTGATTGTCACATGCAGAAGGACCCCCACCGTCACCATTCTTCTGAAAACTATTCAGAGTTAAGGTCGCTTTGGTGTTGTCATTGACTGGAGGGGAGCATTTGTAGGTTGTGTACATCTTACCCTTGACACAGCAGTCAGAGCCATTCTCTTGGTTGCATTGTCCTGGCGGCGCCTTTCTTCCCCTGATCTTTCCACTTGGGCTACATCCTTCAGCTTGCAGAATGAACAATACAAGAAAAGCGGCTGATGCTGCTAGGTAATAGTTATTCATTGTATCTTTTCTTCTTAGTCTGACAATGTTTGGTTGATAGAAGCTGAGAAGGTTTTCGATGTATATATAAGGTTTGCGTCAGCCAAAATGCCAAGCTTGTAGTCAGCTATGAAGACTAAGATAAACCGATACCCAGTACTAGCTAATCACACGTAGACGTAGTCCCTCTTATCCTCCTATGACTATCCGTCTGTTTTATTAGATAAACGTGTATCCATTTTCATTACAACATAAGACATAGGATTagtctaaatctaaatacagaCTTTACTGCAGAGGTTAAATATCAAGAACAGATGAAGTTGCTGCAATATTGCATCACTGATCATCACCAAGTGCAATTTGATCTCACAGGCTAGCtacttataaatatatgaaactGCATAGCAACTAGTTCAGCTAATTTGGCATTAAACACGTTCAGAATTAACTGTCTACGGGAGCGTCCGACATCCAAACAGTCAAGATGAGAAACAGAGTTGAGTATCTTGTGCTATAGTTGAACATCTATCTACATACTTGTCTAGTTTGAAATGGTATATACATATGTACACAATGTGCATCTGCATACTACGGAAATGTCAACCGCACCAAAGTAAATGTTAAACACTATCAACAAGAAATCTTGCATCTTGTGAACTTGAAGACGACCTACCACATATTGAAGTCGGACTGAGACCTTAACTCAGATGAGAATGCACTTGATTTATTGGGTTTTCACCTATCTGGTGATCTGTGTTATCTGCATTTGCAACACTCTTCGTCTTAGGACTGCTACACATAAAGCTCCCTATTATTACCTGGATATCATGCACATCTATTCAGGCCGACAAAACATAATTGAATAGATTAGTATTAACTAATTTTTGATTCAGTAAC
This genomic window from Daucus carota subsp. sativus chromosome 7, DH1 v3.0, whole genome shotgun sequence contains:
- the LOC108193399 gene encoding cytochrome c oxidase assembly protein COX11, mitochondrial; this translates as MSMSRFRITLLRSFNPSLYRDPFCSRSLLEPLRPSYHFVPPSYSRYERAFYRESHNFMSKCDSRSALLSSYSIMSETKKQSSYSSSGFRRLYSTHAATERKSQKMLIYLTGLVFAMVGCSYAAVPLYRRFCQATGYGGTVQRRESVEEKIARHAQDGTVTNREIVVQFNADVADGMPWKFVPTQREVRVKPGESALAFYTAENRSSKPITGMSTYNVTPMKAAVYFNKIQCFCFEEQRLLPGEQIDMPVFFYIDPEFETDSRMDGINNLILSYTFFKIAEE
- the LOC108194885 gene encoding cytochrome P450 704C1-like, with translation MLLNYGDIIKRNFCVLQNIMELLSLILTFTPTLLLLLLIACSIHVVRIFSGKSITSKDYYPVAGTLYGLAFHWNRLHDYLGEVVRRHGTFRLLAAEHSEIYTTDVRIIEHVLKTNFENYPKGQYNHDIETELFGQGIFSVNGAKWRQQRKLASHEFSTRVLRDFSCKIFRKKAANLVRTVSEFATTSKNFDAHDLLMKFTLDSIFKVGFGVDLGCLEGSTKATSFIKAFDDSNALTFHRHIDPIWKLKRFLNIGSEASLKKNIKIIQDFVQNLITKKREQTENRVNFSDKEDILSRFLVESKKDPEMNDQYLRDIILNFMIAGKDTTGNTLSWFLYVLCQNPLIQEKLVQEIRTVISDQGDRASVDDFLANITDEILEKMHYLHAALTETLRLYPAVPLDGRCADKDDTLPDGYKLTKGDSVYYLAYAMGRSHDIWGEDAEEFRPERWLVDGTFKPESPFKFISFHAGPRICLGKDFAYRQMKIVSVALLHHLRFELAHADDERKKSLTYRTMMTLQIEGGLHLRAHTRAI
- the LOC108196715 gene encoding kiwellin-1; the protein is MNNYYLAASAAFLVLFILQAEGCSPSGKIRGRKAPPGQCNQENGSDCCVKGKMYTTYKCSPPVNDNTKATLTLNSFQKNGDGGGPSACDNQYHNDDTPVVALSTGWYKGGSRCLNKIRVSANGRSVVAKVVDECDSTMGCDKEHDYQPPCSNNIVDASKAVWEALGLDQNVGEVDITWTDA